One stretch of Armigeres subalbatus isolate Guangzhou_Male chromosome 2, GZ_Asu_2, whole genome shotgun sequence DNA includes these proteins:
- the LOC134217553 gene encoding uncharacterized protein LOC134217553 yields MIRCIVERCQWVSSSYERLYDHLNRYHQPLSKFCCNIDSCTRTFNLRASFIRHYKKHFLKDMHRDTSNHSLNADIQNYSDFSDSASNNIIPTEDNKLIDGNVESDPLPVTGLESVLQKMDNLCVGLNLKWLNINSFPRTTVFEIQRDIHKNILVPIEDLLKTLHSIGLLSKEGKQLTDSMMRNYTGMETEYKFIQMLKRNDLFVDAREFIISNQLQPSVVNNIQQMDNDPITGILMPIQFQLRKYLESPNVFQTIMSNLAPSTDGCIRSIVDGNLWKSRTAGMSPKIVVPINLFFDDFTTGDTVSPHASTTSVCGIYYYVPCLPGHILSKLVNIFVAGYVLSEDRKSHTNEELFTNLVNVLIELECDGLQITVDEQKLVVYFMVGSITGDNLGLAGILDLVESARANYYCRRCKRDRTQRETDTIEHPKSFRSIANYETDIELQDVSMTGVKKCSIFNRIPSFHIVRNVYFDLMHDLWEGVCVYGLGHCLNYFVYKKKYFDLNQLNSRKNLFQFGNLHSSNIPNDLLDTNLSKNKIKMTASEIKTLVTFLPLIIGDKIPDQDEVWTYFCNLLKICHILMLREIPSSMVPLLREIIDLHHSQYQTLFGDTLKPKHHNLVHYPSFLEDSGTARHQWAMRGEAKHRDAKQYCRVNNNKINLCKSLGIKISYKFAHSVINELFIPPMIDLSKSKTILAQLTSEHRNLIQKSNIALNFSDSVKHLSSFVLCSTVFSKGTVFYLGQVNLIRMYEVENIILNDQNQLILICKKMIYSCFNRHLQSFEIIRTNELQALCNIEKMKTQAVNLHKLGSKLYYRCCNINVHIDNN; encoded by the exons ATGATCAGATGCATCGTGGAAAGGTGCCAGTGGGTATCGTCAAGTTACGAAAGATTGTACGATCATCTCAACCGATACCATCAACCACTATCCAAATTTTGTTGTAATATCGATAGTTGCACAAGAACTTTCAATTTACGAGCGTCTTTTATTAGACAttacaagaagcattttcttaaGGACATGCATCGCGATACATCCAATCATAGTTTGAATGCGGACATTCAAAATTACTCTGACTTCTCAGATTCAGCCTCGAATAATATAATACCAACTGAAGACAACAAGTTGATCGATGGAAATGTCGAATCAGATCCATTACCTGTGACCGGATTGGAAAGCGTATTGCAGAAAATGGATAATTTATGTGTCGGTTTGAACTTAAAATGGTTAAACATTAACTCTTTTCCACGAACCACTGTTTTCGAGATTCAACGTGATATTCACAAAAATATACTTGTTCCCATTGAAgatttgttgaaaacattacacaGTATCGGATTATTATCAAAGGAAGGAAAACAGTTGACAGATAGCATGATGCGAAACTACACAGGAATGGAAACTGAATACAAATTTATCCAGATGCTAAAACGAAATGACCTGTTCGTCGATGCTAGAGAGTTCATCATCAGCAATCAACTGCAACCGAGCGTCGTCAACAATATTCAGCAAATGGATAATGATCCTATTACAG gaattctcatGCCTATACAATTTCAGTTGCGCAAATACTTGGAGTCACCAAATGTATTTCAAACAATTATGAGCAACTTGGCGCCATCGACGGACGGATGTATTCGTAGCATCGTAGATGGTAATCTTTGGAAAAGCAGAACAGCTGGAATGTCTCCGAAAATCGTAGTTCCGATCAACTTGTTCTTCGATGACTTCACCACCGGTGACACTGTCTCGCCGCATGCATCGACCACTTCAGTTTGTGGAATCTACTATTATGTGCCATGTCTGCCGGGACATATTTTGTCGAAGCTCGTTAACATTTTCGTAGCTGGATACGTGTTATCCGAAGACAGGAAGTCACACACAAATGAAGAACTTTTCACTAATCTAGTCAATGTACTGATTGAATTAGAATGCGATGGATTACAAATAACGGTAGATGAGCAGAAATTAGTAGTTTACTTCATGGTAGGGTCCATAACAGGAGACAACTTAGGACTCGCAGGTATATTAGATCTTGTTGAAAGTGCTCGTGCAAACTACTACTGCCGTAGGTGTAAGAGAGATAGAACACAACGCGAAACAGATACAATTGAGCATCCAAAAAGTTTTCGATCTATAGCAAACTATGAAACAGACATCGAATTACAAGACGTGTCAATGACTGGAGTCAAAAAATGCAGTATCTTCAACAGAATTCCATCATTTCACATAGTCAGGAATGTCTATTTTGATCTTATGCATGACTTGTGGGAAGGAGTTTGTGTTTATGGGCTAGGCCATTGCCTAAACTATTTCGtgtataagaaaaaatattttgatttaaatcaACTCAATAGTAGAAAGAATTTATTTCAATTCGGTAATCTGCACTCTTCAAACATTCCTAATGATTTATTGGAcacaaatttatcaaaaaataaaattaagatGACGGCTAGTGAAATTAAAACGTTAGTTACATTCTTACCGCTGATTATCGGAGATAAAATACCTGATCAAGATGAAGTTTGGACATACTTTTGTAATTTATTGAAGATTTGTCACATTTTGATGCTACGTGAAATTCCCTCAAGTATGGTTCCTTTATTAAGAGAAATCATCGATCTTCATCACTCTCAGTACCAAACACTATTTGGCGATACCTTAAAACCGAAGCACCATAACTTGGTTCATTATCCGTCATTTTTGGAAGATTCTGGAACAGCTCGGCATCAATGGGCGATGCGCGGAGAAGCGAAACACAGAGATGCGAAACAGTACTGTAGagtaaataacaataaaattaatcTTTGTAAATCGTTAGGCATTAAGATTAGTTATAAATTTGCCCATAGCGTTATAAATGAGCTCTTCATACCGCCAATGATAGATTTAAGTAAGTCTAAAACTATACTAGCGCAATTAACTTCGGAGCATagaaatttgattcaaaaatcTAACATTGCTTTGAATTTTAGCGACTCAGTAAAACACCTGAGCAGTTTTGTTTTATGCAGTACAGTATTTAGCAAAGGAACTGTGTTTTATTTAGGCCAAGTAAACCTCATAAGAATGTATGAAGTGGAAAACATAATTCTTAATGATCAAAATCAACTAAttttaatttgtaaaaaaatgatcTACAGTTGTTTTAACAGACATTTGCAATCGTTTGAGATAATCAGAACAAATGAATTACAAGCACTGTGtaacattgaaaaaatgaagaCCCAAGCTGTAAATTTACATAAATTAGGAAGTAAGCTGTACTATCGATGTTGTAACATTAATGTACATATAGATAATAATTGA